From a region of the Besnoitia besnoiti strain Bb-Ger1 chromosome I, whole genome shotgun sequence genome:
- a CDS encoding hypothetical protein (encoded by transcript BESB_006470), protein MRRERGLLPVFTASASAPAAAAAVPLSAPSPAFVSAYASFSAFALRRPRPRAASSRLCGAGKGRAQQKKGPTRAGPSGAAKVAKKAPQVLGRAAEKREARRKQKEQEEKRKPKKHVAKKHPEDDMFSELTKEDLVTRDLPHGLIPPLQWELYKMFGRVGDPRWPYTAESATCKIFIERLFKGYGLRPSINEDEFRKRLEREWFFLAPAGDCAEFLHFDELSRKCWLLVRGLKIREEEEELRRRRAIETGAKPENPRLRKFSLLPSEDIPRLTLHRRVNKEINQQGVHPAVLDILWEFFSEGKPDLTREQARARFETLAGGLPTEETPEDDGEAEETEEEAQETAETAEGEATERDPLDMYLESLLRKRREKERRRLLRPLTASRFLEVFQDKVEAAMENYDEAKYWDYHREVVASRAALAEAFAHNAAYRQQRRRFCRASNLLFSDIWRSVLHARNRDEVEEVARPTDESSVWQLAKTQTREKRNRSPTFSLEDKRLKKLAKGLRHPWTPFG, encoded by the exons atgcggcgcgaaCGAGG GCTTCTGCCTGTCTTCActgcgtccgcgtccgcaccggctgccgccgccgccgtgccgctttccgcgccctcgcccgcgtttgtctctgcttacgcgtctttctccgccTTTGCActccgtcgcccgcgaccgcgcgcggcttcctcgcgcctctgcggcgccgggaaaggacgcgcgcagcagaaaaaagGTCCTACGCGGGCAGGCCCCAGTGGGGCCGCGAAGGTCGCGAAGAAGGCTCCGCAGGTCCTGGGCAGAGCCGCCGAAAAGAGGGAGGCTAggcggaagcagaaggagcaagaggagaaaagaaagcCAAAGAAACATGTCGCCAAGAAACACCCCGAAGACGACATGTTCAGCGAGCTGACCAAGGAGGACCTCGTCACCCGAGACCTTCCTCATGGGCTC AttccgccgctgcagtgGGAGCTGTACAAAATGTTTGGGCGTGTCGGCGACCCCAGGTGGCCCTACACCGCGGAGTCTGCGACGTGCAAAATCTTTATCGAGAGGCTCTTCAAGGGATACGGACT GAGGCCCAGCATCAACGAAGACGAATTTCGcaagcgcctcgagcgcgagTGGTTTttcctcgcgcctgcgggcgactGCGCAGAGTTCCTCCACTTCGACGAGCTCTCCCGAAAGT GCTGGCTTCTCGTTCGCGGTTTGAAAAttcgcgaggaagaagaggaacttcggcgccgccgg GCGATTGAGACCGGCGCAAAGCCTGAGAatcctcgcctgcgcaagTTCTCGCTGTTGCCCAGCGAAGACATTCCGCGGCTGACGCTTCACCGCAGAGTGAATAAAGAGATCAACCAGCAAGGCGTCCACCCTGCCGTTCTCGACATCTTGTGGGAGTTTTTCTCCGAAGGGAAACCAG ACTTGACGCGCgagcaggcccgcgcgcgcttcgagACGCTCGCGGGTGGGCTGCCGACGGAGGAGACTCcggaggacgacggagaggcagaggagacagaagaggaggcgcaggagaccgcggagaccgccgagggcgaggcgaccgaGCGCGACCCGCTGGATATGTATCTCGAGTCGCTGttgaggaagcggagggagaaggagcggcgccgcctgctgcgcccgctGACGGCCAGCCGCTTTCTTGAGGTCTTCCAAGACAAAGTCGAGGCCGCGATGGAAAACTACGACGAGGCGAAGTACTGGGACTATCACAGAGAAGTCGTCgcctcgagagcggcgctcgctgaAGCCTTTGCCCACAACGCAG CGTACAgacagcagcggagacgcttcTGTCGAGCCTCAAATCTGCTCTTCAGCGACATCTGGCGCTCGGTGCTGCACGCGAGGAATCGCGACGAAGTCGAGGAAGTCGCGCGTCCGACGGACGAATCGAGTGTGTGGCAACTTGCGAAAACccagacgcgagagaaaaggaacaGGAGTCCGACCTTTTCCCTCGAAGACAAACGCCTCAAGAAACTTGCGAAAGGCCTCCGCCATCCGTGGACGCCTTTCGGCTGA
- a CDS encoding hypothetical protein (encoded by transcript BESB_006480), giving the protein MMDCASSGPLDRVGDESRLGKELSHQDEFLLDTEGNAFADDLAVFPSSRAFQQTRNSGGLLHSFVAHPPTSYSEFLAFQEEDCEIPSFSASLCVAEESPSALAASAHALQRGAQGDPTLGAPSPQASSVFPSQASGDDRRAGEPHMQGGKSHACPGNAWLLGGDGKASLLDPHAPVQVITGYENFASFAQTRSSLTPGVAGESSEAVDGECLAQARAARRLAAEHDSEAENEFRDQTDRKQRDFFAAAAQGFDSDAADARRSHEELVDIGFSEDALYGGSPRESPSRGEDGGGTQRGLHKSEGGGWGAAGAPSSTELAGGGGSAADDETRGVFSHSPFGESSRTRYSGGDAREDGEGILSAPDAGVFSGRTRNASSSDDRASPGCTYTSAGEPATSTSPASERVAAASRHSEQDNEALSDDEQTAFAARGREFSLKAYASSFSTCATSDAGSDASLAFGNASSALLEKSRAFGDEGARSPLGFSAATSGRVGGCGSFWPAFASPFVSSSLIHWREMLKIVANRLYYSRFTAYLYLFVFLVNAWVLVRCLTLSVVDFWVVAAEIFVTIMLVVEVCLRALVVGRPFFFKFENIFDIAVTGLCVALLCVSDDIWGTIAGRERPPPEEIDDIFRQSLTAFRFSTQLLRMVTIALHQKRSKLPTDDIDFSYLEAQTRVPYDDGL; this is encoded by the exons ATGATGGACTGCGCGTCGTCCGGTCCGCTGGACCGCGTGGGCGATGAGTCGCGTCTGGGGAAAGAACTCAGCCATCAGGACGAATTCCTCCTCGACACAGAGGGCAACGCCTTCGCGGACGACCTCGCGGtttttccttcctcgcgcgccttccagcAGACGAGAAACTCGGGCGGCCTGCTCCACTCGTTCGTCGCACATCCTCCGACCTCGTATTCGGAGTTCCTCGCCTTTCAAGAGGAAGACTGCGAGATACCGAGCTTCTCGgcttcgctctgcgtcgccgaggagagcccttcggcgctggcggcctctgctcacgcgctgcagcgcggcgcgcagggcgacccCACCCTCGGCGCACCGTCGCCACAGGCATCCTCCGTCTTTCCCTCGCAGGCCAGCGGAGACGACCGGCGGGCAGGCGAGCCTCACATGCAGGGGGGCAAGTCGCACGCGTGCCCAGGGAACGCGTGGCTTctcggaggcgacggcaaaGCGTCTCTCCTCGACCCCCACGCGCCGGTTCAAGTCATCACGGGCTACGAGAACTTTGCGTCgttcgcgcagacgcggagttCGCTGACTCCGGGGGTCGCAGGGGAGAGTAGCGAGGCAGTCGACGGCGAGTgcctggcgcaggcgcgcgcggcccgccggctcgccgccgagcatgacagcgaggcggagaacgagTTTCGCGACCAGACAGacaggaagcagagagatttcttcgcggcagcggcacaAGGATTTGACTCGgatgccgcagacgcgcgccgcagccacgaAGAATTGGTTGACATTGGTTTCAGCGAAGACGCGTTGTACGGAGGCTCCCCGCGGGAGTcgccgagccgcggagaagacggaggaggcacgcagcgcggcctgcataagagcgaaggcggagggtGGGGAGCGGCCGGTGCGCCGTCGTCGACAGagctggcgggcggcggcgggtcggCAGCCGACGACGAGACGAGGGGTGTCTTCTCGCACTCACCGTTCGGCGAGTCCTCGCGGACTCGGTACTCGGGGggagacgcccgcgaagaTGGCGAAGGCATCCTCTCGGCGCCGGATGCGGGCGTGTTTTCGGGCAGAACTCGAAACGCATCGTCTTCCGATGATCGCGCGTCCCcggggtgtacgtacacatCAGCGGGCGAGCCGGCGACTTCCACATCGCCCGCCTCTGagcgcgtggctgctgcgtctcgacACTCGGAGCAGGACAACGAGGCGTTGAGCGATGACGAGCAgacggcgttcgcggcgcgcggccgggAGTTTTCGTTGAAGGCGTAtgcctcttccttctcgacTTGTGCGACATCAGACGCGGGCAGTgacgcgtcgctggcgtTCGGCAACGCGAGCAGTGCGCTGCTCGAGAAGTCTCGCGCGTttggcgacgagggcgcacGCAGCCCGTTGGGCTTCTCGGCGGCGACATCGGGGCGTGTGGGAGGATGCGGGTCATTTTGGCCTGCGTTTGCGTCGCcgttcgtctcctcgtcgctgatTCACTGGAGAGAAATGCTCAAGATTGTCGCCAATCGCCTCTACTACTCGCGCTTCACCGCCTACCTGTACCTCTTTGTCTTCCTCGTCAACGCATGGGTGCTGGTTCGCTGCCTCacgctctccgtcgtcgaCTTCTGGGTGGTCGCCGCGGAGATCTTTGTCACCATCATGCTCGTGGTGGAAGTCTGTCTCCGGGCCCTCGTCGTG GGTCGGCCATTTTTCTTCAAGTTTGAAAACATCTTCGATATCGCCGTCACGGGTCTGTGCGTGGCGCTGCTCTGCGTGAGCGACGACATCTGGGGTACGATCGCTgggcgcgagcgaccgcCACCAGAGGAAATCGACGACATCTTTCGGCAGTCGCTAActgccttccgcttctccacgcagctcctccgcatGGTCACCATCGCCCTCCATCAGAAACGATCAAAG ctgCCGACAGACGACATCGACTTCTCATATTTGGAGGCGCAAACGCGAGTGCCCTACGACGACGGACTCTAG
- a CDS encoding hypothetical protein (encoded by transcript BESB_006510), whose amino-acid sequence MRRRRLNGRHGALGSRAEAGVERRERRKIEAKKIRQRRRTRAWEKGRRKSQARAAAGRAGSAAQSPPEERRRELRGFSRQRENEHPSGEIEAPTSHAASQKCECFVGFFRLSSEPAASCASEKGKETRARQNDETAFLSCEKANEK is encoded by the coding sequence atgcgacgacgccggcTGAACGGCCGCCACGGCGCCTTGGgttcgcgcgcagaggcgggtGTGGAAcggagagaacgaagaaaaaTCGAGGCGAAAAAGATTCGGCAAAGACGCAGAACGAGGGCATGGGAGAAAGGACGCCGAAAatcgcaggcgcgggctgcggccggcagagcgggcagcgcagcgcagagtcccccagaggagaggagaagagagctccgcggcttttcgcggcagcgagaaaacgagCACCCCAGCGGCGAAATCGAGGCGCCAACAAGTCACGCCGCCTCCCAGAAATGCGAATGTTTCGTGGGTTTTTTCAGGTTGTCATCcgagccggcggcgagtTGTGCCAGCGAGAAAGGAAAGGAAACACGAGCGCGGCAAAACGACGAGACGGCCTTTCTCTCCTGCGAGAAAGCCAACGAAAAATAA
- a CDS encoding hypothetical protein (encoded by transcript BESB_006490): MCGVIGRCIGGQGTACKWMNLRTFMLFWLFVYGIVAAFELVAGSYLSSLRGIVDEILDKLRLIANSGEHEGVGDYYYDILRASFATLWKTGTILTATRGCIDVVAGVLGAYGMWKGRRGLLYTFLAVNVINFFIDFVLFLASMILINTLYITWFYPIASVVPFALYGWLALAGPYVSTLILSYIWVVEVGGNGSEGKAYYELEEEKKKTGTESPAMRFLLALAACLVREDEKTGGAEDTGAMTDAGEDAPEEKPLLKTANAEKDIEAATGAA, translated from the exons ATGTGCGGGGTCATCGGACGCTGCATCGGCGGGCAAGGAACCGCCTGCAAATGGATGAACCTGCGGACCTTCATGCTCTTCTGGCTCTTCGTTT ATGGTATCGTCGCGGCGTTCGAGCTCGTGGCGGGGTCGTATCTGTCCTCCCTGCGCGGCATAGTGGATGAAATCCTCGACAAACTCCGCCTTATAGCCAACTCGGGGGAACACGAGGGCGTGGGAGATTACTACTACGACATCCTCCGGGCGTCCTTCGCGACCTTGTGGAAAACAGGAACGATTCTCACAGCCACTCGAG GCTGCATTGACGTCGTCGCGGGCGTGCTGGGCGCGTACGGCATGTGGAAgggccggcgcggcctgctgtACACGTTCCTGGCCGTCAACGTTATCAACTTCTTCATCGACTTTGTGCTTTTCCTGGCCTCCATGATTCTCATCAACACGCTCTACATCACTTGGTTCTACCCC ATCGCCTCTGTCGTCCCCTTCGCCCTTTACGGATGGTTGGCGTTGGCAGG GCCCTACGTCTCGACTTTGATTCTCAGCTACATCTGGG TTGTCGAGGTCGGCGGCAACGGCTCAGAGGGGAAGGCCTACTACGAgctggaagaagagaaaaaaaaaacgggAACAGAGTCACCAGCAA TGCGGTTTCTTCTTGCATTGGCTGCGTGTCTCGtgcgcgaagacgaaaagactggcggcgcggaagacaccGGGGCGATGACGGACGCTGGAGAAGATGCCCCAGAAGAGAAGCCTCTGCTGAAgacggcgaacgcggagAAGGACATCGAGGCCGCCACGGGGGCGGCGTGA
- a CDS encoding hypothetical protein (encoded by transcript BESB_006460), with the protein MARQQESLFLPPAKKGLTCNKTGEKERIPALWATSHSTKFYFWRVVATGLYFTACIYVMCLCSVASDTFFDPRTQKSLPDRIHDQMLESKPLFFATPLVVDVVTVSLIVVTIFRHICFLKMPLNLMYGARFLFLLGTLYLCRGMAIIITTVPPSTRNCVPPPVTSVASFFYLGVLQVFSMRTECTGMIISGHSTVTCCCLASWLLYGNANREDRDTKAVPFYELLRFLGRVIERLRGAIRKRRGAGYITTPVTDLEENAENGSRGVNVEDAPSASILAAEREEEDRRKTLWSGILRLNLLRSLCLCVGVINLGLIVTSFNHYSIDVFMAVNYTFATWTLYHCVLSLIWAEKEEENKRQTIALLKAEAAAAVDEDGDSISEASTSASVEGSVLVPPAPTLKKRDMEKAVKPQSSNTPCWLAALNFPIIRVGVRIIKAVEGL; encoded by the coding sequence atggcgcggcagcaggagTCTCTGTTTCTGCCGCCGGCTAAAAAGGGCCTCACCTGCAACAAAACaggggagaaggagagaattCCGGCGCTGTGGGCGACTTCGCATTCGACCAAGTTCTATTTCTGGCGGGTCGTCGCCACAGGCCTGTACTTCACGGCGTGCATCTACGTGATGTGCTTGTGCTCGGTGGCGTCGGACACGTTCTTCGATCCTCGCACGCAAAAGAGCTTGCCTGACCGGATTCATGATCAGATGCTAGAGTCGAAGCCTCTCTTTTTCGCGACGCCACTCGTCGTGGACGTGGTCACAGTCAGCCTGATTGTAGTGACGATTTTTCGACACATTTGCTTTCTGAAAATGCCACTCAACCTGATGTACGGGGCGCGTTTCCTATTCCTCCTCGGCACTCTCTATCTGTGCCGCGGCATGGCCATCATCATCACGACAGTCCCGCCCTCGACCCGCAACTGCGTCCCGCCACCGGTCACCTCCGTGGCTTCCTTCTTCTACCTCGGCGTCCTGCAGGTGTTTTCCATGCGCACAGAGTGCACAGGCATGATCATCTCTGGGCACTCGACTGTgacctgctgctgcctcgcttcgTGGTTGCTCTATGGCAACGCGAACCGTGAAGACCGTGACACCAAGGCCGTGCCCTTCTACGAGCTTTTGCGCTTTCTCGGGCGCGTCAtcgagcgtctccgcggcgcgatTCGCAAGCGCCGTGGCGCAGGTTACATCACGACGCCAGTGACTGACCTCGAGGAGAACGCGGAAAACGGCTCCCGCGGCGTAAACGTCGAGGATGCGCCCTCAGCCTCAATCCtggccgccgagcgcgaagaagaggaccgACGAAAGACGCTGTGGAGCGGGATCCTGCGACTGAATCTCCTCCGCTCCCTTTGCCTGTGCGTCGGCGTCATCAACCTCGGACTGATCGTCACCTCCTTTAACCACTACTCCATCGACGTGTTCATGGCAGTCAACTACACCTTCGCCACGTGGACGCTTTACCATTGCGTGCTGTCGCTGATCTGGgctgagaaagaagaagaaaacaaacGGCAAACGATCGCGCTTCTGaaggccgaggccgcggctgccgtggACGAAGACGGAGACTCGATATCCGAGGCGTCAACCTCCGCGAGCGTCGAGGGTAGCGTCCTTGTGCCGCCGGCTCCTACGCTCAAGAAGCGAGACATGGAGAAGGCAGTGAAGCCGCAGAGTTCGAACACCCCGTGCTGGCTGGCAGCCTTGAACTTCCCCATCATCCGCGTGGGTGTGCGCATCATCAAGGCTGTCGAGGGCCtctga
- a CDS encoding surp module domain-containing protein (encoded by transcript BESB_006450), with amino-acid sequence MSAAVLPAPGAPGAALAGSDSKAAASQINPSSIVFPPPDLRGIIEKTAQFVAKNGVEFEQRVRREQNNQRFSFLFPNNPYNAYYQLKVREFQTGEEAPRPQVPQAILDMRKKEEEERKKKERVLMLTQYGEEARRKIEPPAPDVYSVAQPFIAPIDVDIIQATAQFVARNGQRFLSGLAQRERQNPQFEFLKPTHALFQYFTNLVDAYTKCLLPPPEQMEKITDISGSSQQALSRCVKRYAWEAEQEKKRKEKEEKHAEERIQMQAIDWHDFFIVETIDFTEEDDMLPLAAPVDFSATAKRPAPATLAALDEDAEAEGEPKPDTTIAALIREAADAAEGNAEEEIEADDFEAAEPEKDVEPAAQPAQVAEEVAQPEKKADEEAEESEEEEEPQLTAAAPKKSIRVVRDYVRQSRKRTAAADSGSQQGLQKCPITGQLVPADQMSSHLRVLLLDPKWKEQKERFLEKAKAESAFAPMEDVEGNLALFVSKRPDLFGSVDEQVVVEDTTVTGNNPAVASGATAVPVGPAGPPAPAGAQGSRKGPAPPAAAPPPKRPRAEAPAAAQAAASPVLLTLVCVGGNGLEDQEIHVEVDEKLTVRGLKESLVEAGIGTDLEVNKLTLKDGATGALMMDRRPLEGYGLRKPGAKVIVSYGA; translated from the exons ATGAGCGCGGCCGTTTTGCCGGCGCCAGGGGCCCCTGGCGCGGCCCTGGCGGGATCGGACTCAAAGGCCGCGGCAAGTCAGATCAACCCGTCTTCGATTGTGTTTCCGCCGCCGGATTTGCGCGGCATCATCGAGAAGACGGCACAGTTCGTGGCGAAGAACGGCGTGGAGTTTGagcagcgcgtgcgccgcgagcagAATAACCagcgtttttcttttctcttcccGAACAATCCTTACAACGCGTACTACCAGCTGAAAGTTCGCGAATTCCAGactggcgaggaggcgccgcggccgcaggtgCCCCAGGCGATTTTGGACATGcgcaagaaggaggaggaggagcggaagaagaaggagcgggTGCTCATGCTGACGCAGTACGGGGAGGAAGCTCGCAGAAAGAtcgagccgcccgcgccagATGTCTACTCCGTCGCGCAGCCGTTCATCGCCCCAATCGACGTCGACATCATTCAAGCGACGGCGCAGTTCGTCGCGCGCAACGGCCAGCGCTTCCTCTCGgggctggcgcagcgcgagcggcagaaTCCGCAGTTCGAGTTCCTCAAGCCGACCCACGCGCTGTTTCAGTACTTCACGAATCTCGTCGACGCGTACACCAAGTgcctcctgcctccgcccGAGCAAATGGAGAAGATAACTGACATCTCAGGGTCCTCGCAGCAGGCCCTGAGTCGCTGCGTGAAGCGCTACGCGTGGGAGGCGgagcaggagaagaagcgcaaggagaaggaggagaagcacgCCGAAGAGCGCATCCAGATGCAGGCGATCGATTGGCACGACTTCTTCATCGTGGAAACGATCGACTTcacggaggaagacgacatgctgccgctcgcggcgcccgtggACTTCTCCGCGACTGCCAAgcgcccggcgcccgcgacgcttgccgccctcgacgaagacgccgaggcggagggcgagcctAAACCCGACACGACGATCGCCGCCCTCATccgcgaagcagcggacgccgccgaaggcaacgcagaagaagagataGAAGCTGACGATTTCGAGGCTGCAGAACCTGAAAAAGATGTGGAACCCGCTGCCCAACCTGCGCAGGTTGCAGAGGAAGTGGCTCAaccggagaagaaggccgacgaagaggcagaagaatccgaggaagaagaggagccgcagctcaccgccgccgcccccaaG AAGTCTATCCGCGTCGTCAGGGACTACGTTCGCCAGTCGCGCAagcgcaccgccgccgcggactcgGGGTCTCAGCAGGGGCTGCAGAAGTGCCCCATCACGGGCCAACTGGTCCCCGCAGACCAGATGTCCAGTCACCTGCGGGTGCTGCTACTCGACCCCAAGTGGAA GGAGCAGAAAGAGCGATTTTTGGAAAAAGCCAAGGCGGAATCAGCCTTTGCGCCCATGGAAGATGTCGAGGGCAACTTGGCACTCTTTGTTTCCAAGCGTCCAGATCTTTTTGGATCTGTTGACGAGCAAGTG GTGGTGGAAGATACGACGGTTACAGGAAACAATCCCGCGGTTGCCTCGGGCGCCACTGCGGTCCCCGTGGGGCCTGCAgggcctccggcgcccgcTGGAGCCCAAGGCAGTCGGAAGggtccggcgccgccggctgcggcgccgccgccgaagcgcccgcgcgcggaggcccccgcggcggcccaggcggcggcgtcgcccgtgCTGTTGACGCTTGTGTGCGTGGGAGGCAACGGACTGGAAGACCAAGAAATTCACGTTGAAGTTGACGAGAAGTTAACGGTTCGCGGCCTGAAGGAGTCCCTCGTGGAGGCAGGCATTGGCACGGACTTGGAGGTCAACAAGCTGACGCTCAAAGACGGCGCAACCGGCGCGCTCATGATG gATCGCCGGCCGCTGGAGGGTTACGGTCTGCGGAAGCCGGGCGCTAAGGTCATCGTGTCGTATGGAGCGTAG
- a CDS encoding DnaJ domain-containing protein (encoded by transcript BESB_006500): protein MPFFRKTEGSQTSSRLSFFSKESSSVLAPPPPQSAPTSSSSPGVATEERAVPGGGSADASSHREPRQRSRWLLRVSSASLFRRKAPAGRRSPSSSSPAATPSGGEYPTAARDCGGDSKHGDAGGTADAPTQQPQRGMRGATAAEKKNAEADERKRGSMAEASETKREDVGGDGSPRRASRSFMRFMSNRDPDASAADSANWALVPVNANDRSSVATRPEFDGLHSPEGTIMGGLFSTRKPKDAGAGISSALKSVGKGVAAGAASLFVLPAVGASQQGVGGFFKGVGAGVIAAVALPVTGVCVAGYQVARGLVNTPEAIHERSQGKKWDKKNRVWKENWYSLREEAAEVLEKENPYKMSAPPSASSSSAPLRGDGAKAPAAGQREVVDRELYDVLEISTDASQDEIRRQYYKLARKYHPDKNRDDPEAKVKFQKVGEAYQVLGDEDRRAQYDQFGSSAAQDMPIIDSGLFFMMLFGSEDLEPYIGKLKMAMFVEMVDKDSKQQPENVSEEMFAFEQQKREVQLALSLHDRISGFVEAVATREGDAETSAATSKEVTEWKSKMRLEADKLCQSSFGDAIVEAIGWTYENSATQFLGKLDSFLGLGGRYAKMQAHSRSVGNSWKTANAAVKAALAARQMQQKQLKKQKNKEKEKKRKVKAAAAAASKKGEDPAAAADAAQKEDEGNPDDAPSAEDMKQFEETLPLILETMLQICLIDIETTVRAAAKRVFKDMSVDVETRRRRAEAVIELGKIFQQAAADHRKEHKDEKVDALRTMEDAFIKAAQKADEERVRKEGACPNTGQAYSSAHAERGAAAASAEAQPAGASFAKTEDIL from the exons ATGCCTTTTTTTAGAAAGACCGAAGGGTCGCAGACTTCTTCCCGCCTGAGTTTTTTCTCGAAGGAATCTTCCTCTGTGttggcgcctcctcccccccagTCGGCGCCtacgtcttcttcttcccccggAGTCGCCACAGAGGAGAGGGCTGTGCCTGGCGGGGGTTCCGCGGACGCATCTTCGCATCGCGAACCCCGGCAAAGGAGCAGGTGGCTGTTGCGGgtgtcgtctgcgtcgctgttTCGCAGGAAAGCTCCAGCTGGGCGGCGATCaccctcctcgtcttcaccGGCTGCGACGCCTTCTGGGGGCGAGTACccgaccgcggcgcgagactgcggcggcgactcgaagcacggagacgcaggcgggaccgcggacgcgcccaCTCAGCAGCCGCAAAGAGGCATGCGGGGagccacggcggcggagaagaagaacgcggaggccgacgaAAGAAAGCGTGGAAGCATGGCGGAGGCATCCGAGACCAAGCGAGAAGATGTaggcggcgacggctcgcccaggcgcgcctcgcgctctttcATGCGGTTCATGTCGAATCGAGACCCCGACGCATCTGCAGCCGATTCAGCGA ACTGGGCGCTGGTGCCGGTGAACGCGAACGACCGCTCTTCAGTGGCGACGCGGCCCGAATTCGACGGGTTGCACAGCCCCGAGGGGACGATCATGGGGGGCTTGTTCTCCACGCGGAAGCCGAAGGACGCGGGAGCAGGCATTTCCAGCGCGCTCAAGTCGGTCGGAAAGGGCGTCGCAGCGGgtgccgcgtcgctcttcgtGCTGCCTGCCGTCGGCGCGAGTCAGCaaggcgtcggcggcttCTTCAaaggcgtcggcgcaggcgtcatcgccgccgtcgcgctgcccGTCacaggcgtctgcgtcgccggctaCCAAGTCGCCAGAGGGCTCGTGAACACGCCGGAGGCCATCCACGAGCGCAGCCAAGGCAAAAAGTGGGACAAGAAGAACCGA gtCTGGAAGGAGAATTGGTATTCGctgcgggaggaggcggcggaggtgcTTGAGAAGGAAAATCCGTACAAGatgtctgcgccgccgtctgcgtcgtcgtcctcggcgccgctccgGGGGGACGGCGccaaggcgccggcggcgggtcAGCGAGAGGTAGTAGACCGGGAGCTGTACGACGTGTTGGAGATCTCCACGGACGCGAGTCAAGATGAAATTCGCCGGCAGTACTACAAGCTCGCGCGTAAATACCACCCCGACAAGAACCGCGACGATCCCGAGGCGAAAGTGAAGTTCCAGAAAGTCGGCGAGGCCTACCAAGTCCTCGGCGACGAAgatcgccgcgcgcagtACGACCAGttcggctcctccgccgcgcaggacaTGCCCATTATCGACagcggcctcttcttcatgATGCTCTTCGGCTCGGAAGACCTCGAGCCATATATCGGCAAACTGAAAATGGCAATGTTTGTCGAGATGGTCGACAAAGACAGCAAG CAACAACCGGAGAACGTGAGCGAGGAGATGTTCGCCTttgagcagcagaagcgcgaaGTGCAGCTGGCACTGTCGCTCCACGATCGCATCAGCGGCTTCGTGGAGGCGGTCGCCACGCGCGAAGgggacgcggagacgagtGCGGCAACTAGCAAAGAAGTGACTGAATGGAAATCTAAAATGCGTCTGGAAGCCGACAAGCTCTGCCAG tcCTCTTTCGGCGATGCGATCGTGGAGGCGATTGGATGGACTTACGAGAATAGCGCCACGCAGTTTCTTGGGAAGCTCGACTCATTCCttggcctcggcggccgctaCGCCAAGATGCAGGCGCATAGCCGCAGCGTGGGCAACagctggaagacggcgaacgcGGCTGTGAAGGCGGCACTGGCCGCCAGACAAATGCAGCAGAAGCAACTCAAGAAGCAAAAGAAcaaggagaaggaaaaaaaacGGAAGGTCaaagcggcggccgccgccgcaagcAAAAAGGGGGAAgaccccgccgccgccgcagacgccgcgcaaaaggaagacgagggaaacccagacgacgcgcccTCCGCTGAGGAC ATGAAACAGTTCGAGGAGACTCTGCCGCTCATCCTCGAGACGATGCTGCAGATCTGCTTAATCGATATCGAGACAACcgttcgcgccgcggccaAGAGG GTTTTCAAAGACATGAGTGTCGACGTGGaaacgcggcgaagacgcgcggaagCGGTTATCGAACTGGGGAAGATCTTCCaacaggcggccgcggaccaTCGCAAGGAGCACAAAGACGAGAAAGTCGACGCCTTGAGGACTATGGAAGACGCTTTCATCAA ggctgcgcagaaggccgACGAGGAACGCGTAAGGAAGGAGGGAGCTTGTCCAAACACGGGGCAGGCGTACAgcagcgcgcatgcagagaggggggctgcagcggcgtccgCTGAGGCACAGCCGGCTGGGGCGTCTTTCGCGAAAACAGAGGATATCTTGTAA